Genomic DNA from Perognathus longimembris pacificus isolate PPM17 chromosome 6, ASM2315922v1, whole genome shotgun sequence:
AAGGAAGACAGGCCTTGGGAGAGAAACCTGCGCAACAAGAGTTTGAAACAGCACCTTGAGAAACTACATCAGAAAGAGTCCTTGAAGCCAAAATATCCGACAACATGCAGCAGACACTGATGGCCTGAGACAGAAAATAGATTGACTGATTTGCTGTTTTAACTGGTGCATTCTTGGAGCCCGCAAAAATAGTACCTATCAACTTCTTAGGATCACATAATTGGTTCTAGGATTCCTTCAATGGCTAATTCATTCATCACATGTTTAAAGAGCACATATAGAAGACTGGAAATACAGAGCTGAATAAAAACATGGTCCCTGCCTTTGAGGGGCTGGTAGAAGATAGGGATAGATAGAAGACAATGAAAGGAGGTGCACAGTAATAGCAATACACACAGTGAACTACAGAAATGTGTGAATGGCACCTGGCATTAGAGGACACAGGGAAGGGAGTGGTGGAGAAGACATTATAGCAGAGCATTAGGGATCTGTAGCAGAAAACTATGCAAAGGAGGGTGggcgggaggaagagggaagaaagcatATACCATTCCAGTACTATATATCACCATACCAATAGTATAGACACTATTCCAGTAATAAGTGTGCCATTCTGGTAGTTTTTCCTGagtcaaaataaattaatatttgacatttttaaattttaaacttgTTCTAGCTTTATGGAGATATAACTGACaacatgtttatatttatagCATATAAATGGAAACTGTTCactgaaaatgaaaagtaaagggTAGGGCGGAATTAATGcaatatttgtatttctactcTGAAGTGTTAGTACAAGATGAACCACTAAGGAATAGGAACAAGTATAACCAGGGGGGAATTAGAGTAGTTTGGATATAATGGCCATCACACGGTGACATCATATATCAATTTttagctttgttgttgttccagtattggagcttgaacccaaggccttgagtctttctttggcctttttgctcaaagctggtgctcttccaattgagtcacagctccacttcaggctatttttctggttaattggaggtcagagtctctcagacttgtctgactgggcttgcttcaaaccatgattctcatatctcagtctcctgagtagccagaattatagatgtgagccactggcacctggcttcggTCTGGAGTAAAGAGAAGGCCTGAGAACAAGTTTGGACTTTATCCTTATTGCCACAATTTGCTCACCTTAGGAAATGCTGCTCAGacctcatgcacacagctgaaTGCTCTGTGGAATTGTTCACTAGGACATCACAACACATGTGCCACCTGCCATCGATACGTTATGAAAAACCATACAAAGAATTCATATGTCTGACAAAAGCTTTCACAACTACGAAAGCAATCGGATGTCTTCGAATTCAGTAAAGCTTCTATTACCTCCCATGTTCACCAGCGCTGCTCTCTGTATATTGGGAAGCCAGCCTGCCCACAACCCACGGATTCCTCCTTCCGCTAAGATTTTTGCAAATGCATGGTGCACTCCACGAAATCTAAGGGAAAAAATAGCGGAAGTTGAACACTGTTTGTATTCCTGTGTTTGTAACGCGGTGGGACAAGGTCCACTGATAGCTGCTACAATCTGAAGTAATACAAAACAATCAGATGTAGGAAGAATGCTATTAGATGAGGAAGTGGGAAGACATTGCAATGATGGAGTTCTTCCAAGGAAAAATTCTAATGATCAGATACTTTCCCTCACCTGCAATAGGCAAAGAGTCTACCATCTAATACAACAACTACAGGCCTCAGTGGGGAGAAGCAGCTACGTTACCCACATACATAATCCGGTGGGCAACAGGCAAATTTCATCATAAaaagattattttgttttgtttttgccagtcctgggccttggactcagggcctgagcactgtccctggcttctttttgctcaaggctagcactctgccacttgagccacagcgccacttctagccattttctgtatatgtggtgctggggaatcaaacccagggcttcatgtataagagtcaagcactcttgccactaggccatattcccagtcctcatcataaaaagaaaaggtccAGCTTAGCTTTTCTCTTAATATGACTTCTTCTCCTCCCTGCCCCgttccatactggggcttgaactcggggcctggcttgcttgctaacccttagctttttgctcaaggttgccactctactactagagctaccactccacttctggtttttgctagtTAGCTAGAGACAGgagactcatggatttttcccGCCCAGACTGActtctgcaatcctcagatctcatcctccagagtagccagtatgatagctgtgagccactgctgcccagcaaAATCTAACTTCTAAGCTAAAAGAATCAGGAGAGACACCTTTATGGATATTGGATTATAAAAATAAGTCCATTTGGTTCAAAATGTTCAAAGTATGATGTtgtcaaagagaaaaggaagagaatttaGTGCTAACTGGAGAGCCTACCTCTGTGGTTTTCCCTCaagtttcctttttccttccatttgcaTCTGAACTTTCACCAGGTCTGTTGGGTTGGCTAAAAATTGTCCAATGACACCAGCCATCATCCCTCCAATGACAGACTTCCTAGGGCACATGTGTAAAAAGTTGCCATTAATTCCAGATTTTTGTAAGTGAATCCAGGCCAAGTTGGTAAGACAAAGCTCTAGGTAAAAGACAAAGTGAAGATAAAGCTAGACCCAGATAAAGCACAGAGAACATATATTGTTTGGTTATTTACTGATAGGAAGGACCAAAGTTAAAACCCAAAGTGTCCAGCCTTACATCACCTGGAATTCAAAGAGACAGTTGCTTCGAAGGTATAAACATCTGAACTGATTGTTTAACCGCAGTTCACATCTGAAGGCAGTGTCATAAAAACAGCACAGTTGTAAGCAGCCTCACAGACAAAGGCTAATAAGCCCAAATTTAAAACTCCCTACTTTATAAGTTCACCAAACAAATAGGGTTTGAAAACATctctttaaagaaattttttcATACATATTCTTGTCCTTCTCTCCTAGACAACAGTGAACAAGAGGAGAttgaataattattattataaacaagAGACTGGTTAGAGGATTACACattaaaaatttacaacaagtaATTCATGCTACAAGAACGCTACAGTAATTTACATTTCTCCCAGCAGATTGAAGATAATACTAATGATTTTTCCATGATTATTGGTGAGGTGAAACATTGTTCACATGTTCAGGATTTTAGAAGAGATGTAAAACCTGGAACTTGCCAAAGTCTATCACCAATACAGTCTGTCTAAAATGGAGAAGAGTGTCGCATACTTATTAGAAcatgtaaaaatatataatggCACATTTTATTCATATTCACCAAATCAAgctaacaataaataataatcgtaaaataagaaaattggtTAGCATTTACAAAAATGTGCCCCATTAgaaattttaacattaaaatgttaaatgtatATTAGATAAATACATTATGTCTGTAAGGTGTAGAAAAGGGTCAATTATTTGGATTTCTATTGTGATTATTTAAGTCTATTACTTACAGTAATTTTAATATAAGCATACAACTTTGTTAAATCCAATTGATAGAACATGAAAGCTTTTCAGGTCATAGCAAATTATtttcaagacaaaaacaaaacttaccaAAGCGGGTAATGCTTATCTTCACTTTTGCCAAACACGACCTCCCGGAGATGCTCGTAGGTGACCATCCGGCCACCGGAGTACACTGGAAAACAGACCACGGACAAGGTGAGCTCGCACCGGGTGCTGCtgactcacgcctgcaatcccagctactcacgaggctgggggctgaggatcatggttcgaagccagcatgggcaggaaaacccgtgagactcttatttccaattaactattggaaaacaaaactgaaaaagcTGAAAATCGGGGtggttctcaagtggtagagaaccagaccTCAGCAACAACACTAAGCAActgcacccatgccctgagttcaaaccccatttccAACCAGCACACACGCACAAGTTTAGGTCTTTGCTTACTAAGAGGACATGCTGACCTGGCCTCATTTCTCATGCTAGCTGTGTCTCCTGCATCTCTGTTCCTGAAACAGGGACTTATGGGTATTTCCTCTAAATGGGCCATGGCCTTTTCCATCTCTGGACTTCACACCCCATTGTCTGAATCTTTCTGGATAAGAATATCCCCTTTCTGCTTTGTTCACTCATCACCCTTTCTCCAGTGTTCTAGGCTCTCCGTGAATGTTCTAACAAAGTAATGAAATACTGACTAGTGATCAGCCTGCTTTCTTCTTATCCTTTTGCCAGAACACCACTGCCTTTCcccaggcaggggtggggtgttTTTGTTGTCTCAAATGCTCTGATATGCAGTTTGGTACAAGACATTTTCACTGAACGAATGTATGGAACGTCACTGGAGAATTTAACACATTCCTCTCAAATTTCAAATATGTGAAATAcatcttttgtgtatgtgtgtgagtagtTATACAAGTTGCTCCATTTTTATCAAAACTTGTtactgttgttataaaggtgatgtacagagggattgcaattTCAGAAGTAATAAATCTTAATTGTAAACACTGTAGGTGCTGGTGAAGAAAGTAGTTCATACTTAAATACTCTCATATACTTTTCTAAAAATTTAGCAAAGTAACTACaactggcaattttttttcccccttctaatGATTTGTTGTGCAGGTAGGGGACAGAAGCTTCCTGGATTTGGGAACAGAAAGGCAAAGGGGAAGAACACTGAACTCAGAACAAACTTACCAGCTAGAATCAAGATAAATACCTACGTGTCTGTAAATGGCGGGCGTCACTCCTTGCCAAAGCTTTAGGAAGCCTTCCTCTTGGATGATGCCCAGGGCCGTGAGCACCATGCCCCTGTAAGGGGCAGGTTCGCGCACACTCTCTCCCAGTCGAGCAAGGGCAGCTTCTCCTTGCATCTGGAGTCGAGTTTTTGTGAGATCGAGGGGAAAGGTtgctaacaaaagaaaaaaaataaacaaggggtggggagggagaaatcACAAGATTCGGAGAAACAGACTGCAATTATGAAATCACAGGGCCACTATTTCCCCAAGATTCATGGTTCACAAGTTTTGGAATACAACCCAGTAAGTACTATCTAGCCCCGTTACCATGTATTCTGCAGCAGAGCAATACAGGTTGGGAATCAGTCGGCTCCCACACACTCCCTGCACCTAAGCATCCACATAGAGTAGACAGTCAGAACTGTAGGGGGGTAAGGGGGTAGGTGTATCCTTGCCTTAGCCtgggaggctaaagcaggaggatcctaagttccaggccagcctgggatacaaacCCCTTGATGCTTCTATTCAGAAATTTATATCTAAAATCTAGTCTTCAACTTTTCCTTTCCAAAGGAATATTTAAAGTATTCTTTTTCTGTGGCATTCAGTGGACTGCAGTTACTGTATCAGCCATGTCTGCTACAACTTTGGGATTCTGTACCATGTACTCTTAGGAACTACAATAAATGCAAGATGAAGCTGAGTTCTACACTGTCACGGACCTGATGATGTTTGAGATAGAGAAGATGTAATGGAGTTGATATCTTTTCCTTCAATCAGGGCATAGACTAAGTGGCTTTGTACCAGCACTGGTAAGCTTTATGCATGGCCTACTCATGGTCTCCTCTATAAGCCTCAAATTCTGTTTACAATTTGAAATGGAGACAGGTCTTTCAAGTTAAAGTAGTTAAGCTTCCTGATACACATAAGGAAAATCAAGCTTATTATATCCAACATAATATCCTGAATAAGTAAAGTCTTGGTGTCCTAACAACTCCATGAACCTCATGTGATGTGACCCAAGACCTGGCAATGACCGCCACCCGGGACAAATTCCTAGAATACCTTTTCTAAGAGAAAACATAAGATGCTATTAAATCTTCCCAGTGGCCTTTGGAAAAATTATTAACTTGCTACTAGTTTCCTAAAACAGAAATAGCTTATGCACAGAGACATACAAACTTGAAAAAACTTCACAGGGgcctttaagcaaaaaaaaaaaaaattgtgtttctgAAAACAATTTTCGTTTTCCTTCTGGCTACTTCTTGTTTTAGGCTCTGATTCAGAACTTGCGGACTTGAAATCCATCCCATAACCTGGGTTTCCTGGTCTCTCATGTGCATTCTTCCCATCCTTTTCACCCTGACTTTTTACGAGAG
This window encodes:
- the Slc25a27 gene encoding mitochondrial uncoupling protein 4 isoform X4, whose translation is MSVPEDEGARPPLAQRWPRASKFLLSGCAATVAELATFPLDLTKTRLQMQGEAALARLGESVREPAPYRGMVLTALGIIQEEGFLKLWQGVTPAIYRHVVYSGGRMVTYEHLREVVFGKSEDKHYPLWKSVIGGMMAGVIGQFLANPTDLVKVQMQMEGKRKLEGKPQRFRGVHHAFAKILAEGGIRGLWAGWLPNIQRAALVNMGDLTTYDTVKHYLVLNTSLEENITTHGLSSLCSGLVASILGTPADVIKSRIMNQPRDKQGKGLLYKSSTDCLIQAVQGEGFLSLYKGFLPSWLRMTPWSLVFWLTYEKIREMSGVSPF
- the Slc25a27 gene encoding mitochondrial uncoupling protein 4 isoform X3, translated to MSVPEDEGARPPLAQRWPRASKFLLSGCAATVAELATFPLDLTKTRLQMQGEAALARLGESVREPAPYRGMVLTALGIIQEEGFLKLWQGVTPAIYRHVVYSGGRMVTYEHLREVVFGKSEDKHYPLWKSVIGGMMAGVIGQFLANPTDLVKVQMQMEGKRKLEGKPQRFRGVHHAFAKILAEGGIRGLWAGWLPNIQRAALVNMGDLTTYDTVKHYLVLNTSLEENITTHGLSSLCSGLVASILGTPADVIKSRIMNQPRDKQGKGLLYKSSTDCLIQAVQGEGFLSLYKGFLPSWLRMCSFTSPQSHGAFLVYEDPLVTGVLAHL
- the Slc25a27 gene encoding mitochondrial uncoupling protein 4 isoform X2; protein product: MSVPEDEGARPPLAQRWPRASKFLLSGCAATVAELATFPLDLTKTRLQMQGEAALARLGESVREPAPYRGMVLTALGIIQEEGFLKLWQGVTPAIYRHVVYSGGRMVTYEHLREVVFGKSEDKHYPLWKSVIGGMMAGVIGQFLANPTDLVKVQMQMEGKRKLEGKPQRFRGVHHAFAKILAEGGIRGLWAGWLPNIQRAALVNMGDLTTYDTVKHYLVLNTSLEENITTHGLSSLCSGLVASILGTPADVIKSRIMNQPRDKQGKGLLYKSSTDCLIQAVQGEGFLSLYKGFLPSWLRMCSFTSPQSHGAFLVYEGKVNQFNMLAVK